The Takifugu rubripes chromosome 3, fTakRub1.2, whole genome shotgun sequence genome contains a region encoding:
- the spryd3 gene encoding SPRY domain-containing protein 3: MDDIRVLQHRCLLNLERRIRDFGQGRPAEERCLRLQKEGDTLSYQGDSEEVGCYMAGHPLSKGSCYFEVTIVDTGVRGTIAVGLVPKFYKLDHQPGWLPYSVAYHADNGKLYNGDPVGQQFGPKCSRGDRIGCGIHSENIEAGITTVFFTKNSKEVGSVDVPLAVEGLFPAVSMHSMGEEVKVDLQAKWHLEEDESMMMVDSHEDDWGRLHDVRASGTLLEYVGKGKSIMDVGLAQARQPLTTRRHYYELEIVDAGEKCYIALGLARRDYPRNRHPGWSRGSVAYHADDGKIFHGSGVGDVFGPRCFKGDIMGCGIMFPRDYILDEGEMEDWDQNGGRSALAHKGMKIVPYLEEEEEEDVAEVERGQERKKVTVFFTRNGKLMGRREIVVPPGGLYPTVGMLSSGEKVKVDLQPLSG, translated from the exons ATGGACGACATCCGTGTTCTGCAGCACCGGTGCCTCCTGAATCTGGAGCGCAGGATCAGAGACTTTGGACAGGGCCGTCCAGCAGAGGAACGCTGCCTGAGGCTGCAGAAAGAGGGGGACACGCTCAG TTACCAGGGCGACTCTGAGGAGGTGGGCTGTTACATGGCTGGACATCCCCTCTCTAAAGGAAGCTGCTACTTTGAG GTGACGATCGTGGACACGGGGGTCAGAGGGACCATTGCTGTGGGGCTCGTGCCCAAGTTCTACAAACTGGACCACCAGCCTGGGTGGCTACCTTACTCTGTAGCTTACCACGCTGATAACGGCAA GCTGTACAATGGCGACCCCGTGGGCCAGCAGTTTGGGCCAAAGTGCTCTCGGGGCGATCGCATCGGATGTGGAATTCACTCTGAAAACATTGAAGCTGGAATCACAACAGTCTTTTTCACCAAAAATAGCAAAGAG GTGGGTTCTGTGGATGTCCCTTTGGCCGTGGAGGGGCTGTTCCCAGCTGTCAGCATGCACTCAatgggggaggaggtgaaggtggaCCTGCAGGCCAAGTGgcacctggaggaggacgaaAGCATGATGATGGTGGACAGCCACGAGGACGACTGGGGACGGCTGCATGACGTCAGAGCCAGCGGGACG CTCCTGGAGTACGTTGGGAAAGGAAAGAGCATCATGGATGTGGGTCTGGCCCAGGCCCGTCAGCCTCTCACCACCCGCCGCCACTACTATGAACTGGAGATCGTGGACGCTGGGGAGAAGTGCTACATTGCCCTGGGCTTGGCCAGAAGG GACTACCCCAGGAACAGACATCCCGGATGGAGCCGAGGATCGGTGGCGTACCACGCAG ATGATGGAAAGATCTTCCACGGTAGCGGTGTTGGAGACGTATTTGGCCCCCGCTGCTTCAAAGGTGACATCATGGGCTGTGGCATCATGTTCCCACGGGACTACATCCTGGATGAAG GTGAGATGGAGGACTGGGATCAGAACGGGGGTCGTTCAGCTCTGGCACACAAAGGCATGAAGATTGTTCCGTACctcgaagaggaggaggaggaggatgttgcAGAAGTAGAGcggggacaggagaggaagaaagtcACG GTGTTCTTCACCAGGAATGGGAAGCTGATGGGCCGCAGAGAGATAGTGGTTCCTCCAGGCGGTCTCTACCCCACCGTGGGTATGTTGAGCAGTGGAGAGAAGGTTAAGGTTGATCTTCAGCCCCTGAGTGGATGA
- the igfbp6b gene encoding insulin-like growth factor-binding protein 6b, whose product MPLLSHITTVLLLLVAHCGSWTTANRLGPFKVCPSCRDSLGAGRPPRDHNAAGSTLVLAQGEPCGVYTLSCATGLRCVPPPRDHSPLQALLQGRGFCAKYSRMIPTERPHPPGPHPSHGSDIERAPCRKLLNSVLRGLELTIIQSDRDIYIPNCDTRGFYRKKQCRSSKGMQRGHCWCVDELGSPVPSRAREDGTLPCDGE is encoded by the exons ATGCCTCTGCTCTCCCACATTACCACTGTGCTTTTGCTGCTGGTTGCTCACTGCGGATCCTGGACCACGGCGAACCGCTTGGGCCCCTTCAAGGTCTGTCCCTCCTGCAGGGATTCGCTGGGGGCAGGTCGGCCCCCCAGAGACCACAATGCTGCCGGCAGCACTCTGGTACTGGCCCAGGGAGAGCCCTGTGGCGTGTACACCCTGAGCTGTGCCACTGGGCTCCGCTGTGTCCCCCCACCCCGGGACCACAGTCCTCTCCAGGCTTTGCTTCAGGGACGGGGCTTTTGTGCCAAATACAGCAGAATGATTCCCACTGAGAGGCCTCACCCCCCAG GTCCTCACCCATCACACGGCAGTGACATCGAAAGA GCTCCCTGTCGAAAGTTGCTCAACAGTGTTCTGAGAGGTCTGGAGCTGACCATCATCCAGTCTGACCGTGACATCTACATCCCCAACTGTGACACCCGAGGATTCTACAGGAAAAAGCAg TGCCGCTCCTCCAAGGGCATGCAGCGGGGCCACTGCTGGTGCGTGGATGAATTGGGCAGCCCAGTGCCTTCACGTGCCAGAGAAGATGGCACATTACCATGCGATGGGGAGTGA